The Planctomycetota bacterium genome window below encodes:
- a CDS encoding endonuclease/exonuclease/phosphatase family protein, with protein MPDLRVVAYNILDGGIGRADPLAEVILAQKPDVVCLVEADDHEVRDRIAWRLGFDQIAAEGRDGRTSVLMTRGTIATSVNVTGDDKPRSLLLAEVAIDGIQLGVAVAHFTGRPSNERELVRQREADALLATCAAWRSAGRPHVLAGDFNSTSPGQRVDLDALPPKVRPHVEANGNTLPRDVIRAIVEAGYVDTMLGDDASHATTFTTQHPALRLDYVFAHGCEPVDCRVETDRLAKAASDHFPVVATVRVPGA; from the coding sequence ATGCCCGACCTGCGCGTCGTCGCGTACAACATCCTCGACGGCGGCATCGGCAGGGCGGATCCGTTGGCGGAAGTGATTCTGGCCCAGAAGCCCGACGTCGTCTGTCTCGTCGAAGCCGACGATCACGAAGTCCGCGACCGCATTGCCTGGCGTCTAGGCTTCGATCAGATCGCGGCCGAGGGTCGGGACGGCCGGACCTCGGTGCTGATGACACGCGGCACGATCGCGACGAGTGTGAACGTCACTGGCGACGACAAGCCACGCTCACTCCTGCTCGCCGAGGTGGCGATCGACGGCATCCAACTCGGCGTCGCTGTCGCCCACTTCACGGGTCGGCCGAGCAACGAGCGCGAGCTCGTCCGACAACGCGAGGCCGATGCGTTGCTCGCCACATGCGCCGCGTGGCGATCGGCCGGCCGACCGCACGTGTTGGCTGGCGACTTCAACAGCACGTCCCCCGGACAGCGCGTCGACCTCGACGCACTCCCGCCGAAGGTTCGACCGCACGTCGAGGCCAACGGCAACACGCTGCCGCGGGACGTCATCCGGGCGATCGTCGAAGCCGGCTATGTCGACACGATGCTCGGCGACGACGCGTCACACGCGACCACGTTCACCACCCAACACCCAGCCCTTCGGCTCGACTACGTCTTCGCGCACGGCTGCGAGCCTGTCGACTGCCGCGTCGAGACCGATCGCCTGGCCAAGGCGGCGAGTGACCACTTCCCGGTCGTCGCAACTGTCCGGGTGCCAGGCGCATGA
- a CDS encoding nitrilase-related carbon-nitrogen hydrolase — MAPDSIDVCVAQNAAVWHDPAASREAVRSTLDSDAPTPGSVVTLPETFSTGFTAEPSMADDGTTTAFLRKIADDFDVHVIAGLVRTDTETGRGTNTAVVCSPSKGEVGSYDKVHLFPLDVEAETFRPGSRVDSVDLAGVRVTPLVCYDLRFPETWRRAVGSEVFVLIANWPSKRMHHWRALLRARAIENQAFVVGVNRAGTDPKITYTGGSVVFNPDGEVVAEAGKEPTLLKTSLDLASLRAFRERLPFLPQSV, encoded by the coding sequence ATGGCTCCCGACTCGATCGACGTCTGCGTCGCCCAGAACGCTGCAGTGTGGCATGACCCGGCGGCGAGTCGTGAGGCGGTGCGGTCGACGCTCGACAGCGACGCGCCGACGCCCGGGTCCGTCGTCACCCTGCCCGAGACGTTCTCGACCGGCTTCACGGCCGAGCCATCGATGGCCGACGACGGCACGACTACCGCGTTCCTTCGCAAGATCGCGGACGACTTCGACGTGCACGTCATCGCCGGGCTGGTTCGCACGGACACAGAGACGGGTCGGGGCACCAACACGGCCGTCGTCTGCTCGCCGAGCAAGGGCGAGGTCGGCAGCTACGACAAAGTCCACCTGTTCCCGCTCGACGTCGAGGCCGAGACGTTTCGGCCGGGCAGCCGCGTCGACAGCGTCGACCTCGCGGGCGTTCGCGTGACGCCGCTCGTCTGCTACGACTTGCGTTTTCCCGAAACGTGGCGTCGGGCAGTCGGGAGCGAAGTGTTCGTGCTGATCGCCAATTGGCCGAGCAAGCGGATGCACCACTGGCGGGCACTTTTGCGAGCGCGGGCGATCGAGAACCAAGCGTTCGTCGTCGGCGTGAACCGGGCCGGGACCGACCCGAAAATCACCTACACCGGCGGGAGCGTCGTTTTCAACCCGGACGGCGAAGTCGTCGCCGAAGCGGGCAAGGAGCCGACGCTGCTCAAGACGTCGCTGGACCTGGCATCGCTTCGGGCATTCCGGGAACGTCTTCCGTTTCTGCCGCAGAGCGTGTGA
- a CDS encoding carbohydrate ABC transporter permease: MTLGTNSTRVGQATEPGSLLQDAAIVSYAEQQTSRYEREAAKSRNRERRRRLGLHAILTGLAVLLSLPFVYMVMTSLKPFDELSDPSWIPKDPDSRVVERIPAIEVPLIGTQIGPFDLPDWTEQERTLLIDGEEQTLTERGVPVPANYYNVFDVNNPDINNRGVPLLTYFRNSLFVAAWVTFLQVLTSSLAAFSFARLKWPGRDKVFLLYLSTMMLPGLVMMIPNYQIMIQLGLVDTLPGLIIPAAFSAFGTFLLRQFMLTIPSSLDEAAEIDGAGKFRLFWDIILPLSRPGLVTLTIFTFMGNYNSFFWPLVMVRTQERYTLPIGLLFFDSTRGQQTHLMMAAVLLSIVPMILVFVLLQKQLVKGIQLGAVKG; this comes from the coding sequence ATGACACTCGGCACCAACAGCACGCGCGTCGGACAGGCCACCGAGCCCGGGAGTCTCTTGCAGGATGCCGCAATCGTCAGCTATGCCGAGCAGCAGACGTCGCGGTACGAGCGCGAGGCCGCCAAGTCGCGCAACCGGGAGCGTCGGCGACGCTTGGGGTTGCACGCGATCCTGACGGGGCTTGCGGTGCTTCTGAGTCTGCCGTTCGTCTACATGGTGATGACGAGCCTCAAGCCGTTCGACGAGCTGTCGGACCCGAGCTGGATTCCCAAAGATCCGGACTCGCGCGTGGTCGAACGCATCCCCGCGATCGAGGTACCGCTCATCGGGACACAGATCGGCCCGTTCGATTTGCCGGATTGGACCGAGCAGGAACGAACGCTGCTCATCGACGGCGAGGAGCAGACACTGACCGAGCGCGGCGTGCCGGTCCCCGCCAACTACTACAACGTCTTCGACGTCAACAACCCCGACATCAACAACCGCGGTGTCCCGCTGCTGACCTATTTCCGCAACAGCCTCTTCGTTGCGGCGTGGGTGACGTTCCTCCAGGTGCTTACCAGCAGCCTGGCGGCCTTCAGCTTTGCGCGCCTGAAGTGGCCTGGGCGTGACAAGGTCTTCCTGCTCTACCTGAGCACGATGATGCTGCCGGGGCTGGTCATGATGATCCCGAACTACCAGATCATGATCCAGCTGGGTCTGGTCGACACGCTGCCGGGGCTGATCATTCCGGCGGCGTTCAGCGCGTTCGGCACGTTTCTGCTCCGGCAATTCATGCTGACGATTCCCAGCAGCCTCGATGAGGCGGCGGAGATCGACGGGGCGGGCAAGTTCCGGCTGTTCTGGGACATCATCCTGCCGCTCAGCCGGCCGGGTTTGGTGACGCTGACGATCTTCACCTTCATGGGCAACTACAACAGCTTCTTCTGGCCGCTCGTCATGGTGCGGACCCAGGAACGCTACACGCTGCCCATCGGCCTGCTCTTCTTCGACTCGACCCGCGGCCAGCAGACCCACCTCATGATGGCGGCCGTCCTGCTGTCAATTGTGCCGATGATCCTGGTCTTCGTGCTGCTTCAGAAACAGCTCGTCAAGGGCATCCAGCTCGGTGCGGTCAAGGGATAA
- a CDS encoding sugar ABC transporter permease, which yields MAEVAPNKGAGRSVATGLAFLLPNILGFLTFTAVPLVISLYFAFTNWDLTLHNEYRDEAVRFTGLENFKKLIFGAVSGEGSTLAWYQTEFWRYFGNTLFFMISIPFGIALSLMAALLLSQDLRRGKTGERAGGTMMLGISFGLVGAAIALSAVAWINGGGSWGMAALFVAVTALVLFGGVTGGQSVYRTLFYLPHFTSGVATFILWKKLFNTQQGPLTLSLQPVLASVEGAADWLPPGVVRGLSVLLIAASAGIMWFGLKRMRTAFREGDLGSTATFIPFVIMLLPTTLAFVWYGVADRPEGGIEAPGVLLSTLGGYLLVAAGVAGLWTIISFFRGQELYSRPMEGFASMLMFAFALMIAQLALIGIAAVVAGLPESAASSTGLAPPNWLNDPRWVKPSLMLVGLWGAIGSNTMLLYLAALTNVPGELYEAADIDGATKFQRFWNVTWPQLAPTTFFVVVMAVIGGLQGGFEMVRTMTDPPGGPGGASTTLAFNVYLEGFEVGRIGYASAVAWAMFLFILTVTLFNWTFGNKYVND from the coding sequence TTGGCCGAAGTCGCTCCGAACAAAGGCGCTGGCCGAAGTGTCGCGACGGGACTGGCGTTCCTGCTCCCGAACATCCTCGGCTTCTTGACCTTCACGGCGGTGCCGCTGGTCATCAGCCTCTACTTCGCTTTCACCAACTGGGACCTCACACTCCACAACGAGTACCGCGACGAGGCAGTCCGCTTCACCGGGCTTGAGAACTTCAAGAAGCTCATTTTCGGAGCCGTCAGTGGCGAAGGCTCGACGCTGGCGTGGTACCAGACCGAGTTCTGGCGCTACTTCGGCAACACGCTGTTCTTCATGATCTCAATTCCGTTCGGAATCGCGCTCAGCCTCATGGCTGCGCTCCTGTTGAGTCAGGACCTTCGCCGCGGCAAGACCGGCGAGCGTGCCGGCGGAACGATGATGCTCGGCATCAGCTTCGGCCTGGTGGGCGCGGCGATCGCACTCAGTGCTGTCGCTTGGATCAACGGTGGCGGAAGCTGGGGCATGGCGGCGTTGTTCGTCGCAGTGACAGCGCTCGTCCTCTTCGGCGGTGTGACGGGTGGACAGAGCGTCTATCGCACACTGTTCTACCTGCCGCACTTCACCAGTGGCGTCGCGACGTTCATCCTCTGGAAGAAGCTGTTCAATACGCAACAAGGCCCACTGACACTCTCGCTTCAGCCAGTGCTGGCCAGCGTGGAGGGCGCGGCCGACTGGCTCCCGCCGGGCGTCGTTCGAGGCTTGTCCGTGCTGCTCATCGCCGCCTCGGCGGGGATCATGTGGTTCGGGCTCAAGCGGATGCGGACCGCCTTCCGCGAGGGTGACCTCGGCTCGACGGCGACGTTCATTCCGTTCGTCATAATGCTTCTGCCGACGACGCTCGCGTTCGTCTGGTATGGCGTGGCGGACCGACCCGAAGGCGGCATCGAGGCCCCAGGCGTGTTGCTTTCGACGCTGGGCGGTTACCTGCTGGTTGCCGCGGGCGTTGCGGGCTTGTGGACGATCATCAGTTTCTTCCGCGGCCAGGAGCTTTACAGCCGACCAATGGAGGGCTTTGCGAGCATGCTCATGTTCGCCTTCGCCCTCATGATTGCCCAACTCGCCCTCATCGGCATCGCGGCGGTCGTCGCTGGCTTGCCGGAGTCGGCGGCCTCATCGACGGGCCTTGCACCTCCCAACTGGCTCAACGACCCGCGCTGGGTGAAGCCAAGCCTGATGCTCGTCGGCCTGTGGGGCGCGATCGGCAGCAACACCATGCTGCTCTACCTCGCCGCACTGACCAACGTGCCGGGCGAGCTCTACGAGGCGGCCGACATCGACGGGGCGACCAAGTTCCAGCGGTTCTGGAATGTCACCTGGCCCCAGCTGGCACCGACGACCTTCTTCGTCGTCGTCATGGCGGTCATCGGCGGACTGCAGGGCGGCTTTGAGATGGTCCGCACGATGACCGACCCACCCGGTGGTCCTGGTGGTGCCAGTACGACGCTGGCCTTCAACGTCTACCTGGAAGGCTTCGAGGTCGGCCGCATCGGCTACGCCAGTGCTGTCGCCTGGGCCATGTTCCTCTTCATCCTCACCGTCACGCTCTTCAACTGGACCTTCGGCAACAAGTACGTGAACGACTAA
- a CDS encoding ABC transporter substrate-binding protein, with translation MKYLFVLVAILLVACSGLVWTSMPQGLSDRQVVMYWTTDPNPARVEQVRLFDEWQVERGLYEVVEGDPAEEDILDEASGEYRRPLIELRLDTGNNENTKKVVQSVSGVAAEAMDMFSGQNMQFFEQMGVLEDVTDEAEALGFSVDTTYDAMLNELSLVDFDGERRQFMFPCNVAMTMFMVNKPLFRELGLPVPEGHWTIEEFEAAGKAFVEATNEPGQRFGRKFFIDGINERVTYRSMGVDTFNETATDVNIEDPRVIRTMEMIRRWIYEDRLIPTGADRQNAASAGGYGGGGAELFERDIYAMFNGGRWHLIRFRETNRGRVSRGEPPLEIGTVGLPNGGVPNVLIGTRAAAVYVDGVRMEEPVDVDLSDGRTVTLPAGTHWGVIFQAFLASKQYNDQIIADADGLPPNPLFTQSEAYLRPEKDPVLGIYPETEYEVHGPHLEAASTIAIPATLSPFILHADVEREEASYRSRYMSQPQISGFEDPRVAMSRAAQAIRAQIRENLEFNPELQAEYDRRVEDQKTIDRLKAEGKPIPARLIRNPYYLYLYEKQDMLEGSATEGGLAPVDAPLPAPTTPEELNEAPSVVEEMVEYESSSTAEMPVSEASVIESPASDSGVRADAAPEAQAADPLTPREDAPGPEPEPTPESSVSPAPVTTRPATQATAQSAQ, from the coding sequence ATGAAATACCTGTTCGTACTCGTCGCCATCCTGCTTGTCGCCTGCAGTGGCCTCGTCTGGACGAGCATGCCTCAAGGGCTGAGCGACCGGCAGGTCGTCATGTATTGGACCACCGACCCGAACCCCGCCCGCGTCGAGCAGGTTCGCCTCTTCGATGAGTGGCAGGTCGAACGCGGGCTCTACGAGGTCGTAGAGGGCGATCCGGCCGAAGAGGACATTCTCGACGAGGCGAGTGGCGAATACCGGCGCCCGCTTATCGAACTGCGACTCGACACCGGCAACAACGAGAACACGAAGAAGGTCGTCCAGAGCGTGTCTGGTGTCGCCGCAGAGGCAATGGACATGTTCTCCGGCCAGAACATGCAGTTCTTCGAGCAGATGGGCGTGCTCGAAGATGTGACGGATGAAGCCGAAGCGCTCGGGTTCAGCGTCGACACGACGTACGACGCCATGCTCAATGAGCTGAGCCTCGTCGACTTCGACGGTGAGCGTCGGCAGTTCATGTTCCCTTGCAACGTCGCCATGACGATGTTCATGGTGAACAAGCCGCTATTTCGGGAGCTCGGGTTGCCGGTGCCGGAAGGCCACTGGACGATCGAAGAGTTCGAGGCCGCGGGTAAAGCATTCGTCGAGGCAACTAATGAGCCGGGACAGCGGTTCGGCCGAAAGTTCTTCATCGACGGAATCAACGAGCGTGTGACCTACCGCTCAATGGGGGTCGACACGTTCAATGAGACCGCAACGGACGTCAACATCGAAGACCCACGGGTTATTCGAACGATGGAGATGATTCGCCGATGGATCTACGAGGATCGGCTCATTCCGACCGGTGCCGATCGACAGAATGCTGCCAGCGCCGGTGGTTACGGCGGCGGTGGGGCGGAGCTTTTCGAGCGTGACATTTATGCGATGTTCAACGGTGGCCGGTGGCACCTGATCCGATTCCGCGAAACCAATCGAGGCCGTGTGTCTCGAGGCGAACCGCCGCTGGAGATCGGGACCGTGGGACTGCCAAATGGTGGCGTGCCCAACGTTCTCATCGGGACGCGGGCGGCGGCGGTCTACGTCGACGGCGTCCGAATGGAAGAGCCGGTCGACGTCGACCTCAGCGATGGTCGGACCGTGACGCTTCCTGCCGGAACGCACTGGGGCGTCATTTTTCAGGCGTTCCTCGCGAGCAAGCAGTACAACGACCAGATCATCGCTGACGCTGACGGATTGCCGCCGAATCCGCTCTTCACTCAAAGTGAGGCCTACCTCCGTCCGGAGAAGGATCCCGTTTTGGGCATCTATCCCGAGACCGAGTACGAAGTTCACGGTCCTCATCTGGAGGCCGCTTCGACCATCGCGATTCCAGCAACCCTGAGCCCCTTCATCCTGCACGCCGACGTCGAGCGTGAGGAAGCGTCTTACCGCAGCAGGTACATGAGCCAGCCGCAAATCAGCGGCTTCGAAGACCCACGCGTCGCGATGAGTCGAGCGGCCCAAGCGATTCGGGCCCAGATTCGGGAGAACCTCGAGTTCAACCCGGAGCTTCAAGCCGAGTACGATCGGCGTGTCGAGGATCAGAAGACGATCGACCGGCTCAAGGCCGAGGGCAAGCCGATCCCGGCACGTCTGATCCGCAACCCGTACTACCTCTACCTGTACGAGAAGCAGGACATGCTGGAGGGCTCGGCCACCGAAGGCGGTCTGGCTCCGGTTGACGCGCCGCTCCCGGCCCCGACAACGCCTGAAGAACTCAACGAGGCCCCGAGCGTCGTCGAAGAGATGGTGGAGTACGAGTCCTCGTCGACTGCCGAAATGCCAGTCTCGGAAGCGTCGGTGATCGAATCGCCCGCGTCGGATTCGGGGGTCCGCGCCGACGCTGCACCTGAAGCTCAGGCAGCCGATCCGCTGACGCCGCGAGAAGACGCACCAGGACCCGAGCCGGAGCCAACACCCGAGTCTTCCGTGTCGCCCGCGCCCGTGACGACACGCCCGGCGACGCAGGCCACAGCCCAGTCGGCCCAGTAA
- a CDS encoding GTPase domain-containing protein translates to MRHAEDRLQQLASAVDKVSQDLDARLVADTAKAAGFHVASPKDATPIIALVGGTGTGKSTLVNRLLDAPDRGDDALVATSFRRTHTTGCVAIVPNGKTLPDGWMGVRHVPSDRDSGPARGEGDDLVILSTGDSDFVPVDTPDLDGDVVEHHRRAERAFRWATAIVLVATPEKYQLPEADRFTTLASRWDLPLRVVMNKADDLDAADDWQTRLGDATVFVVPRDDAPLSSPGGRSLDDLRASLSHLEPADDAGLRTRLADVAGRAADLVLEPARTQRRRCDDAAERLRALIRPEAGVDVHPMTRQLQSRLRKQSVLYLMGPGRIIDRARSLPGVVARLPRSAWDLVTRGKLPDEPADDTPAADAAPDFPRDVGDAFDVFAARCDDAMKEAGLSPDGEAWKLPRDRAEEIATERLAELRRWLEARWDKKPRDTRAIEWLAKHVPGGKHVTKLSETAPYLLVAASAATSVVTAGAEQVVIGGYLLTTWLGERLSNEVAAKTRQTNAALAADFAKLCDEQAQRAIAWCDAAAASPADLTALDKAVDAVASLAEGSR, encoded by the coding sequence ATGCGCCACGCTGAAGACCGGTTGCAACAGCTCGCCTCTGCCGTCGACAAGGTGTCGCAGGACCTGGACGCCCGACTCGTCGCCGACACCGCCAAAGCAGCCGGCTTTCACGTCGCAAGTCCAAAAGACGCCACGCCGATCATCGCCCTGGTCGGCGGCACGGGCACCGGCAAGAGCACGCTCGTCAATCGCCTCCTCGATGCCCCCGACCGCGGAGACGACGCCCTGGTCGCGACCAGCTTCCGACGAACGCACACGACCGGCTGCGTCGCCATCGTGCCAAATGGCAAAACGTTGCCGGACGGCTGGATGGGTGTCCGGCACGTGCCTTCCGATCGCGATTCCGGGCCGGCACGAGGCGAAGGCGACGACTTGGTCATCCTCTCCACAGGCGATTCAGACTTCGTTCCCGTCGACACGCCCGACTTGGACGGCGACGTCGTGGAACACCATCGCCGGGCCGAACGCGCCTTCCGATGGGCGACCGCCATCGTGCTGGTCGCGACGCCCGAGAAGTATCAGCTCCCCGAGGCCGACCGGTTCACCACGCTCGCCAGCCGCTGGGACCTTCCACTGCGCGTCGTCATGAACAAGGCCGACGACCTCGACGCGGCTGACGACTGGCAGACGCGGCTTGGCGACGCGACCGTCTTTGTCGTCCCACGCGACGACGCCCCCCTCTCGTCGCCTGGCGGACGGAGCCTCGACGACCTTCGAGCCAGCCTGTCGCACCTCGAACCGGCCGACGACGCCGGCCTGCGGACACGGCTCGCCGACGTCGCAGGACGAGCGGCCGACCTCGTGCTGGAGCCAGCCCGCACGCAACGCCGACGCTGCGACGACGCGGCCGAACGACTTCGGGCCCTCATCCGCCCGGAAGCCGGCGTCGACGTCCATCCGATGACCCGGCAATTGCAGAGCCGCCTGCGAAAACAGAGCGTGCTCTATCTGATGGGGCCGGGACGCATTATCGACCGCGCACGCTCGCTGCCGGGCGTCGTAGCACGCCTGCCGAGGTCGGCATGGGATCTCGTCACCCGCGGCAAGCTGCCGGACGAGCCCGCCGACGACACACCAGCCGCCGATGCTGCCCCCGACTTCCCGCGCGACGTCGGCGACGCGTTCGACGTCTTCGCCGCCCGCTGCGACGACGCCATGAAGGAGGCTGGCCTGTCACCCGACGGCGAGGCGTGGAAGCTCCCGCGCGACCGGGCCGAGGAGATCGCGACCGAACGACTGGCCGAGCTTCGCCGCTGGCTCGAGGCCCGCTGGGACAAGAAGCCACGCGACACCCGCGCCATCGAGTGGCTGGCCAAGCACGTGCCCGGCGGCAAGCACGTCACCAAGCTCAGCGAGACCGCGCCATACCTCCTCGTCGCCGCCAGTGCTGCGACGAGCGTCGTCACTGCCGGTGCCGAGCAGGTCGTCATCGGCGGGTACCTGCTGACGACGTGGCTCGGCGAGCGGCTGTCGAACGAAGTCGCTGCCAAAACACGCCAGACCAACGCCGCCCTCGCCGCCGACTTCGCCAAACTGTGCGACGAGCAGGCCCAGCGTGCCATCGCCTGGTGCGATGCCGCCGCCGCATCACCGGCGGACCTGACAGCGCTCGACAAAGCCGTCGATGCCGTCGCCTCTCTTGCGGAGGGCTCGCGATGA